Proteins encoded within one genomic window of Kibdelosporangium phytohabitans:
- a CDS encoding ESX secretion-associated protein EspG: MAETFGLSFAAVDILSEGLRLNCRVYPFTIPSFGEYAEDRVRIAGAIKDDLINRGLANHRGLGPEVVGALRMLTDFHVSVAVMGDVEGGRKVYARGAAVGRKAMVVRQEDQVLKFEMVRPEGLARAVAGLLPPLKPGPGQSVTITRPTAHPVTADDENVTFRQPVARAQHTNPAQLRGAEEVLRRKRLGSGHFAVTGRDRNGNTKQAPGLGWIDTDAGRYLVQNLAREDVEGGTFFPADSARMTNQLNELLMSVS; encoded by the coding sequence ATGGCAGAAACGTTCGGCCTTTCCTTCGCGGCGGTCGACATCCTGTCCGAGGGACTTCGGCTCAATTGCCGCGTGTACCCGTTCACCATTCCGAGTTTCGGGGAGTACGCCGAGGACCGGGTGCGGATCGCGGGTGCGATCAAGGACGACCTGATCAACCGCGGTTTGGCCAACCACCGGGGGCTCGGCCCGGAAGTGGTGGGCGCGCTGCGGATGCTGACGGACTTCCACGTGTCGGTCGCGGTGATGGGTGACGTCGAAGGCGGGAGGAAGGTCTACGCGCGAGGCGCGGCCGTCGGCCGGAAGGCCATGGTCGTGCGCCAGGAAGACCAGGTGCTGAAGTTCGAGATGGTCCGCCCGGAGGGCCTGGCCCGCGCGGTGGCCGGTCTGCTGCCGCCCCTCAAGCCGGGCCCGGGGCAGTCGGTGACGATCACCCGCCCAACTGCGCACCCGGTCACGGCGGACGACGAGAACGTCACCTTCCGCCAGCCGGTCGCCCGCGCCCAGCACACGAACCCGGCGCAGCTGCGCGGCGCGGAGGAAGTGCTGCGCCGCAAACGCCTCGGCTCCGGCCACTTCGCCGTGACAGGGCGGGACCGCAACGGAAACACAAAACAGGCCCCGGGTCTTGGCTGGATAGACACGGACGCGGGCCGCTACCTGGTGCAGAACCTGGCGAGGGAAGACGTCGAAGGCGGAACGTTCTTCCCAGCAGACAGCGCGCGGATGACCAACCAGCTCAACGAACTCCTGATGTCGGTGAGCTGA
- a CDS encoding MerR family transcriptional regulator has translation MGTPMIDSQFTYTVSEVAEQSGVAASAIRFYEKHGIITGTRTSGNQRRFTEDAACRVKVARVAQRIGYKVAEIADLLDGLPNNPKTEDWQRLHDDLIKEAEKRIAEINAQLAALKTGDKLCELPGSPTLS, from the coding sequence GTGGGCACCCCGATGATCGACAGCCAGTTCACGTACACCGTCAGCGAGGTGGCGGAGCAGAGCGGAGTAGCAGCCTCAGCGATCCGCTTCTACGAGAAACACGGGATCATCACAGGCACAAGGACAAGTGGAAACCAACGCCGCTTCACTGAAGACGCGGCCTGCCGCGTGAAGGTAGCCCGAGTAGCCCAACGCATCGGCTACAAGGTCGCGGAGATCGCAGACCTGCTGGACGGACTGCCCAACAACCCCAAAACCGAAGACTGGCAACGCCTCCACGACGACCTGATCAAAGAAGCAGAGAAGCGAATCGCCGAGATCAACGCCCAACTGGCAGCGCTCAAAACAGGCGACAAACTCTGCGAACTACCAGGCAGCCCAACCCTGTCCTGA
- a CDS encoding 2-oxoacid:ferredoxin oxidoreductase subunit beta has translation MTAIDLGLPGLAGIPTTDEKQTAKDYKSDQEVRWCPGCGDYIVLNAVQAFMPSLGLKRENIVFVSGIGCSSRFPYYMNTYGVHSIHGRAPSIATGLAVARPDLSVWVVTGDGDALSIGGNHLIHALRRNVNLKILLFNNRIYGLTKGQYSPTSETGKITKSTPMGSLDHPFNPISLALGAEASFVGRALDSDRKGLTEVLKAAAEHRGSALVEIYQNCPIFNDGAFDVLKDSEEKERRLIPLSQGEPIRFGPDKDYGVVRTGFGGLKVAKVSEVGEDNLVVHDATIDDPTYSFALSRIGGEDLSHTVTGIFRNVQRATYDDQARSQVTAAKAAKPADLQALLLGRDTWTVD, from the coding sequence ATGACCGCCATCGACCTCGGGCTGCCCGGCCTGGCCGGAATCCCGACCACGGACGAGAAGCAGACCGCCAAGGACTACAAGTCGGACCAGGAGGTCCGCTGGTGCCCTGGCTGCGGCGACTACATCGTGCTGAACGCGGTGCAGGCGTTCATGCCGTCGCTGGGGCTCAAGCGCGAGAACATCGTGTTCGTGTCGGGCATCGGCTGCTCGTCGCGGTTCCCGTACTACATGAACACCTATGGCGTGCACTCGATCCACGGCCGCGCGCCGTCGATCGCGACAGGTCTCGCGGTGGCGCGCCCGGACCTGTCGGTGTGGGTGGTGACCGGTGACGGCGACGCGCTGTCGATCGGCGGCAACCACCTGATCCACGCGCTGCGCAGGAACGTGAACCTGAAGATCCTGTTGTTCAACAACAGGATCTACGGCCTGACGAAGGGGCAGTACTCCCCGACCTCGGAGACCGGCAAGATCACCAAGTCGACCCCGATGGGTTCGCTGGATCACCCGTTCAACCCGATCTCGCTGGCGCTGGGCGCGGAAGCCTCGTTCGTCGGACGCGCGCTGGACTCGGACCGCAAGGGCCTGACCGAGGTGCTGAAGGCGGCGGCGGAACACAGGGGTTCGGCGCTGGTGGAGATCTACCAGAACTGCCCGATCTTCAACGACGGTGCCTTCGACGTGCTGAAGGACTCGGAGGAGAAGGAGCGCAGGCTGATCCCGCTGTCGCAGGGTGAGCCGATCCGCTTCGGTCCCGACAAGGACTACGGCGTGGTGCGCACGGGCTTCGGCGGTTTGAAGGTCGCGAAGGTCTCAGAAGTCGGTGAGGACAACCTGGTCGTGCACGACGCGACAATCGACGACCCGACGTACTCGTTCGCGCTGTCGCGCATCGGCGGAGAAGACCTGTCCCACACGGTCACAGGCATCTTCCGCAACGTGCAGAGGGCAACCTACGACGACCAAGCCCGCAGCCAGGTAACGGCGGCCAAGGCCGCCAAGCCCGCGGACCTGCAGGCGCTGCTCCTCGGCCGCGACACGTGGACCGTCGACTGA
- a CDS encoding enoyl-CoA hydratase codes for MTEVLLDRADGVGVVTINVPDRRNALTLPISEALVDAVRTCENDASVHAVVVTGAPPAFCAGADLTALGEAKEEGLRRIYAGFLAFADCALPTVAAVNGAAVGAGLNLALACDVRIAGPKARFDARFLQLGIHPGGGMTWMLQRAVSKQTAVAMTLFSRVLDAESALEHGLVWQIADDPVAAAVQLAAGAVSAPRDLVSTTKGTLRATSGNADHASAVETELRAQLETISSAEFAERLTRLRTRITRQE; via the coding sequence ATGACCGAGGTGCTGCTCGACCGCGCGGACGGGGTGGGGGTCGTCACGATCAACGTCCCGGATCGCCGCAACGCGTTGACCTTGCCGATCTCCGAAGCCCTTGTCGACGCGGTCCGGACGTGCGAGAACGACGCCAGCGTGCACGCGGTCGTCGTCACCGGCGCGCCACCGGCTTTCTGCGCGGGGGCCGACCTGACCGCGCTCGGCGAGGCCAAGGAGGAGGGGCTTCGCAGGATCTACGCGGGTTTCCTCGCGTTCGCCGACTGCGCACTGCCGACCGTCGCGGCGGTCAACGGTGCCGCCGTCGGCGCGGGCCTGAACCTGGCGCTGGCATGCGACGTGCGCATAGCCGGTCCGAAGGCAAGATTCGACGCGCGCTTCCTACAGCTTGGGATTCACCCGGGTGGCGGCATGACGTGGATGCTGCAACGCGCTGTGAGCAAGCAGACCGCCGTGGCGATGACCTTGTTCAGCCGGGTTCTCGACGCCGAATCCGCACTTGAGCACGGTCTCGTCTGGCAGATCGCGGACGATCCGGTCGCCGCGGCCGTCCAACTGGCCGCAGGCGCGGTCTCCGCGCCGCGCGACCTTGTCAGCACGACGAAAGGAACTTTGCGCGCGACCTCGGGAAACGCCGATCATGCGAGTGCCGTTGAAACCGAGTTGAGAGCACAGCTGGAGACGATCTCCTCGGCTGAGTTCGCCGAGCGCCTGACCAGGCTGCGGACGCGAATCACACGCCAGGAGTAG
- a CDS encoding 2-oxoacid:acceptor oxidoreductase subunit alpha: MSTGVEGETNGHALKSSRHTEITKLDRVVIRFAGDSGDGMQLTGDRFTSEAAAFGNDLATQPNFPAEIRAPQGTLPGVSSFQLHFADYDILTPGDRPDVLVAMNPAALKANIDELPPGGTLIVNTDEFNKRNLVKVGYDADPLEDDSLESYQVHKVAMATITRAALDETGLSKKDAERAKNMFALGLLSWMYHRPTEGTEQFLREKFAKKPDIAEANILAFRAGWNYGETTESFATTYQVAPAKLRPGTYRQITGNTALAYGIVAAGQRSGLDIVLGTYPITPASDILHELSKHKNFGVTTIQAEDEIAGIGMALGASYGGALGVTSTSGPGIALKSETIGLAVMTELPLVIVDVQRGGPSTGLPTKTEQADLLQAMYGRNGESPVPIVAPQSPADCFDAAVDAARIALEYRTPVLLLSDGAIANGSEPWNIPDVETLPDLSVTFATEPNATDGSGEHWPYVRNPETLAREWAIPGTPGLQHRIGGLEKQDGKGSISYDPANHDHMVRLRQAKIDGIKVPDIEVDDPSGKARVLVLGWGSSYGPIGAACRRVRKLGHAIAQAHLRHLNPFPANLGDVLRSYDRVVIPEMNLGQLALLVRARFLVDAISYTKVAGLPFKAEELQGVLTDVVKGVSA, from the coding sequence ATGAGCACAGGTGTCGAGGGTGAAACCAACGGACACGCGCTGAAGTCGAGCAGGCACACCGAGATCACGAAGCTCGACCGGGTGGTGATCCGGTTCGCGGGCGACTCCGGTGACGGTATGCAGCTCACTGGTGACCGGTTCACATCCGAGGCCGCGGCCTTCGGCAACGACCTCGCGACGCAGCCGAACTTCCCGGCCGAGATCCGGGCGCCACAGGGCACGCTGCCCGGTGTCTCGAGCTTCCAGCTGCACTTCGCGGACTACGACATCCTCACCCCCGGTGACCGGCCGGACGTGCTCGTCGCGATGAACCCGGCCGCGTTGAAGGCCAACATCGACGAACTCCCGCCCGGCGGGACGCTGATCGTCAACACCGACGAGTTCAACAAGCGCAACCTGGTCAAAGTCGGCTACGACGCGGACCCGCTGGAAGACGACTCGCTGGAGTCCTACCAGGTGCACAAGGTCGCCATGGCGACCATCACCCGTGCCGCGCTCGACGAGACGGGCCTGTCGAAGAAGGACGCGGAGCGCGCGAAGAACATGTTCGCGCTCGGCCTGCTGTCCTGGATGTACCACCGGCCCACCGAGGGCACCGAGCAGTTCCTGCGGGAGAAGTTCGCCAAGAAGCCGGACATCGCCGAAGCCAACATCCTGGCCTTCCGCGCGGGCTGGAACTACGGCGAGACAACCGAATCGTTCGCCACGACCTACCAGGTCGCGCCCGCGAAGCTGCGCCCCGGCACATACCGGCAGATCACCGGCAACACGGCGTTGGCGTACGGCATCGTCGCGGCAGGTCAGCGCTCCGGGCTGGACATCGTGCTCGGCACGTACCCGATCACGCCCGCGTCGGACATCCTGCACGAGCTGTCCAAGCACAAGAACTTCGGCGTGACCACGATCCAGGCCGAGGACGAGATCGCCGGCATCGGCATGGCGCTCGGCGCGTCCTACGGTGGCGCGCTCGGTGTGACGTCCACCTCCGGCCCCGGTATCGCGTTGAAGTCCGAGACGATCGGGCTCGCCGTGATGACGGAGCTGCCGCTGGTCATCGTGGACGTGCAGCGCGGTGGCCCGTCGACCGGTCTGCCGACCAAGACCGAGCAGGCCGACCTGCTGCAGGCGATGTACGGCCGCAACGGCGAGTCGCCGGTGCCGATCGTCGCGCCGCAGTCCCCGGCCGACTGCTTCGACGCCGCTGTCGACGCCGCCAGGATCGCGCTGGAGTACCGCACGCCGGTGCTGCTGCTGTCGGACGGCGCGATCGCCAACGGCTCGGAGCCGTGGAACATCCCGGACGTCGAGACGCTGCCCGACCTGAGCGTGACGTTCGCGACCGAGCCCAACGCCACCGACGGCTCCGGCGAGCACTGGCCGTACGTCAGGAACCCGGAGACGCTGGCCCGCGAGTGGGCGATCCCGGGAACACCGGGCCTGCAGCACCGGATCGGTGGCCTGGAGAAGCAGGACGGCAAGGGCTCGATCTCGTACGACCCGGCCAACCACGACCACATGGTCCGCTTGCGCCAGGCCAAGATCGACGGCATCAAGGTGCCCGACATCGAGGTCGACGACCCGTCCGGCAAGGCGCGGGTGCTCGTGCTCGGCTGGGGTTCGTCGTACGGACCGATCGGCGCGGCCTGCCGCCGGGTCCGCAAACTCGGGCACGCGATCGCACAGGCACACCTGCGGCACCTCAACCCGTTCCCCGCGAACCTGGGTGATGTGCTGCGCTCGTACGACCGGGTGGTGATCCCGGAGATGAACCTCGGCCAGCTCGCCCTGCTCGTCCGGGCAAGGTTCCTGGTGGACGCGATCAGCTACACCAAGGTGGCTGGACTGCCCTTCAAGGCCGAGGAGTTGCAAGGGGTGCTCACAGACGTTGTGAAGGGGGTCTCGGCATGA